The following are from one region of the Natronocella acetinitrilica genome:
- the aztA gene encoding zinc ABC transporter ATP-binding protein AztA, producing MTAAIQLQDLTVAYDRHPAVHHLNGNFAHGSLTAVVGPNGAGKSTLLKSIAGVLRPAQGSILRDSLRARDIAYLPQQADIDRHFPIRVMDVVSSGHWHRRGLFRGLSRDDMDKASHALAAVGLSGFQHRVIGSLSAGQFQRVLFARMLLQDAPVILLDEPFNAIDARTTADLLGVVQRWHDESRTIIAVVHDIEQVRQHFPQTLLMARQEVAWGPTQTTLTAANLLKARAMAEAWDETANVCAQGLRRG from the coding sequence ATGACCGCAGCGATACAACTGCAGGACCTGACAGTGGCCTACGACCGGCATCCGGCCGTGCATCACCTGAACGGTAATTTTGCCCATGGCTCGCTGACTGCAGTTGTGGGCCCCAACGGCGCCGGCAAAAGCACCCTGCTGAAGTCCATCGCCGGGGTGTTGCGCCCGGCGCAGGGGAGCATTCTGCGGGACAGTCTGCGGGCCCGCGACATCGCCTACCTACCGCAGCAGGCGGACATTGACCGCCATTTCCCGATACGCGTCATGGATGTGGTCAGCAGTGGTCACTGGCACCGCCGCGGGCTGTTTCGCGGGCTCAGCCGGGATGACATGGACAAGGCCTCTCATGCCCTGGCCGCCGTTGGCCTGTCCGGCTTCCAGCATCGGGTTATCGGCAGCCTGTCGGCGGGACAGTTCCAGCGTGTGCTGTTCGCCCGCATGCTGCTACAGGACGCACCGGTCATTCTGCTCGATGAGCCCTTCAACGCCATTGATGCCCGCACCACGGCAGATCTGCTCGGCGTGGTGCAGCGCTGGCATGACGAATCCCGCACCATCATTGCCGTGGTTCACGATATCGAGCAGGTGCGGCAGCACTTCCCCCAGACTTTATTGATGGCTCGACAGGAGGTGGCATGGGGGCCGACGCAGACCACCCTGACCGCTGCGAACCTGCTCAAGGCCCGGGCCATGGCAGAAGCCTGGGACGAGACTGCGAACGTCTGTGCCCAGGGGCTGCGCCGTGGTTGA
- a CDS encoding metal ABC transporter permease, whose amino-acid sequence MVELLWGPFAEFSFMRRALVACMAISLGAGPLGVLLVLRRMSLVGDALSHAILPGAAIGFLIAGFSLTVMSIGGLIAGLVVALLAGLVTRFTDQREDANFAAFFLIALALGVMLISLEGSNMDVIHVLFGSILAVDNASLLMVAGVGTITVLALAIGFRALVMECFDPGFMRAIGAGGLRWHLLFLALVVLNLVSGFHALGTLMSVGLMMVPAAAARYWSTDVGGIMFIAIGMAMLSGWAGLLLSYHQDVATGPAIILTAGAFYGLSVVFGANGGLLNQFYRRPHLEA is encoded by the coding sequence GTGGTTGAACTGCTCTGGGGTCCGTTTGCCGAGTTCTCGTTCATGCGCCGGGCATTGGTTGCATGCATGGCCATCTCCCTCGGCGCCGGCCCCCTGGGCGTGCTCCTTGTATTGCGGCGCATGAGCCTGGTGGGCGACGCCCTGTCCCATGCCATCCTGCCCGGCGCGGCAATCGGCTTTCTCATCGCCGGGTTTTCGCTCACCGTCATGAGTATCGGTGGCCTGATCGCCGGCCTGGTGGTCGCCCTGCTTGCCGGTCTGGTCACCCGATTCACGGATCAGCGAGAAGATGCGAATTTCGCGGCGTTCTTTCTCATCGCCCTCGCCCTTGGCGTCATGCTGATCTCGCTGGAAGGCAGCAACATGGATGTCATCCATGTGCTGTTTGGCAGCATTCTGGCAGTGGATAACGCCTCCCTGCTGATGGTCGCCGGCGTGGGCACGATCACCGTACTTGCCCTGGCAATCGGCTTCCGCGCCCTGGTCATGGAGTGCTTCGACCCCGGATTCATGCGTGCCATTGGCGCCGGCGGCCTGCGCTGGCATTTGCTTTTCCTGGCGTTGGTTGTTCTCAATCTGGTGAGTGGATTCCATGCCCTCGGCACCCTGATGTCCGTCGGGCTGATGATGGTGCCTGCCGCCGCTGCTCGTTACTGGTCCACCGATGTGGGCGGGATCATGTTCATTGCCATCGGTATGGCCATGCTGTCCGGCTGGGCCGGTCTGCTCCTGTCCTATCACCAGGATGTTGCTACCGGCCCGGCCATCATTCTGACTGCCGGGGCCTTCTACGGCCTGTCCGTGGTTTTTGGCGCCAACGGCGGCCTGCTGAACCAATTCTATCGTCGACCCCATCTGGAGGCCTGA
- a CDS encoding metal ABC transporter solute-binding protein, Zn/Mn family produces MRKARHLLLIVALACAPMLLAAEPMRIVTTFTILSDFTEQVAGDRAEVISLVGPDGDSHGYEPTPADVREISRADLVIVNGLNFEGWIDRLIAASGYTGEVVVATRTVNAIETGEDDHGHGHDDDHGHGHDDDHGHGHDDDHGHGHDDDHGHGHDDDHGHGHDDDHGHGHDDDHGHGHDDDHGHGHDDDHGDGHDDHGHHHGPEDPHAWSSPVSAKQYVQVIRDALIEKDPENAAHYSSRADAYLAELDELDQWVRDMLAPIPEEHRRAIVGHDSFAYFGRDYGVEFFSALGLSTDAEPSASQIGRLIRQLREDNVRVLFLENITDTRMVDRIAADGDGYIGGSLYSDALSQPDGPAPDYISMIRFNVEKMRRAFEEAYSD; encoded by the coding sequence ATGCGAAAGGCTCGACACCTGTTGTTGATCGTCGCGCTTGCTTGCGCGCCAATGCTGCTTGCCGCAGAACCCATGCGCATCGTCACCACCTTCACCATCCTGAGCGATTTCACGGAGCAGGTAGCAGGGGATCGCGCAGAAGTCATCTCCCTGGTCGGGCCCGATGGTGATTCCCACGGCTACGAGCCGACACCGGCGGACGTTCGGGAAATCTCAAGGGCGGACCTGGTGATCGTCAATGGTCTGAACTTCGAAGGCTGGATCGATCGCTTGATCGCGGCCTCGGGCTACACCGGTGAGGTCGTGGTGGCAACCCGCACTGTCAACGCCATCGAGACCGGCGAGGACGACCATGGGCATGGCCATGACGACGACCATGGGCACGGCCATGACGATGACCACGGGCATGGCCATGACGATGACCACGGGCATGGCCATGACGACGACCACGGGCATGGCCACGACGACGACCACGGGCATGGCCACGACGACGACCATGGGCATGGCCACGACGACGACCACGGGCATGGCCACGACGACGACCATGGGCATGGCCACGACGACGACCATGGTGATGGCCATGACGATCATGGCCATCACCATGGGCCGGAAGATCCCCACGCCTGGAGTTCTCCGGTGAGTGCGAAGCAGTATGTGCAGGTTATTCGCGATGCCCTGATCGAGAAGGATCCGGAGAACGCGGCGCATTACTCCAGTCGTGCTGATGCCTACCTGGCAGAACTCGACGAGCTCGACCAGTGGGTCCGCGACATGCTGGCGCCGATCCCGGAAGAACATCGCCGCGCCATCGTGGGACACGACTCATTTGCCTACTTTGGCCGTGATTACGGGGTGGAATTCTTCTCGGCGCTTGGGCTGAGCACCGACGCGGAACCCTCCGCCAGCCAGATCGGCAGGTTGATTCGCCAGTTGCGGGAAGACAACGTTCGCGTGCTGTTCCTGGAGAACATCACCGACACGCGCATGGTGGACCGCATCGCCGCAGATGGCGACGGCTACATCGGCGGCTCGCTCTACTCCGATGCGCTGTCCCAGCCGGATGGCCCGGCGCCGGACTACATCTCCATGATTCGCTTTAACGTCGAGAAGATGCGCCGCGCGTTTGAGGAGGCCTACAGTGACTGA
- a CDS encoding CobW family GTP-binding protein, with amino-acid sequence MTDTTPVPVTVLTGFLGAGKTTLLNRILTEQHGQRIAVIENEYGEIGIDDALVINADEEVFEMNNGCICCTVRGDLIRILGTLMRRRDRFDHILVETTGLADPGPVSQTFFVDDEIRAGLKLDGIVTLVDAGHLLLHLDDSDEARQQIAFADVIVINKIDLVSKEELTALERRIRGINAVALIHRANQADVPIDQMLDVGGFDLDRVLAQRPDFLEPEYPFEWAGGWVLRAGEAVVEVAPGPDPAVRVFATAISGEQPAIETCLDAAERAFRGNFRELSPGDTLPLNTCVSLPLPSSGVDHYRLAVPERGLYALFTEHGADEFGLRLLAGGEPLRPSVERAFAAGHSHDDSLGSVGLSTDEPLSSAKLNAWLGPLLAEKGQDIFRTKGIISLAGEDRRFVFQGVHMLLDGRADRPWQAGEARRSELVFIGRNLDRDALRQGFLACRA; translated from the coding sequence GTGACTGACACCACGCCGGTACCGGTAACGGTACTGACGGGGTTTCTCGGCGCCGGCAAGACCACGCTGCTCAACCGCATACTCACCGAGCAGCATGGTCAACGCATCGCCGTCATCGAGAACGAGTACGGCGAGATCGGCATCGACGACGCCCTGGTCATCAACGCCGATGAAGAAGTGTTCGAAATGAACAACGGCTGCATCTGCTGCACCGTACGCGGCGACCTGATCCGCATACTCGGCACGCTGATGCGCCGCCGCGACCGTTTCGACCACATCCTGGTGGAGACCACCGGCCTGGCCGACCCCGGGCCGGTGTCCCAGACCTTTTTCGTGGATGACGAGATCCGCGCCGGGCTCAAGCTGGATGGAATCGTCACCCTGGTGGACGCTGGCCACCTGCTGCTGCACCTCGACGACTCCGATGAGGCGCGGCAGCAGATCGCCTTCGCCGACGTCATCGTGATCAACAAGATCGACCTGGTATCCAAGGAGGAACTGACCGCACTGGAGCGGCGGATACGGGGCATCAATGCGGTGGCCCTCATCCACCGGGCGAACCAGGCCGATGTACCCATCGATCAGATGCTCGATGTCGGCGGCTTCGACCTGGATCGGGTGCTGGCCCAGCGACCCGACTTCCTGGAGCCGGAATATCCCTTCGAATGGGCCGGCGGCTGGGTGCTGCGGGCGGGCGAGGCTGTTGTGGAGGTGGCACCCGGGCCGGATCCCGCCGTGCGGGTGTTCGCCACGGCTATCAGCGGCGAACAGCCTGCCATCGAGACCTGTCTCGACGCCGCCGAACGGGCATTTCGCGGCAACTTCCGGGAACTGTCGCCGGGGGACACCCTGCCGCTGAACACCTGCGTCAGCCTGCCGTTGCCATCATCAGGCGTCGACCATTACCGCCTTGCCGTTCCCGAGCGCGGCCTCTACGCCCTGTTCACCGAACATGGCGCCGACGAGTTCGGCCTGCGCCTGCTCGCCGGCGGCGAGCCTCTGCGCCCCAGCGTGGAGCGCGCCTTCGCCGCCGGGCACAGCCATGACGACAGCCTGGGCTCGGTGGGGCTGTCCACCGACGAGCCGCTCAGCAGTGCCAAGCTGAACGCCTGGCTTGGCCCGTTGCTGGCGGAAAAGGGGCAGGACATCTTCCGCACCAAGGGCATCATCAGTCTCGCCGGGGAGGATCGCCGCTTCGTCTTCCAGGGCGTGCACATGCTGCTGGACGGGCGCGCCGACCGCCCCTGGCAGGCCGGCGAAGCGCGCCGCAGCGAACTGGTGTTCATCGGCCGCAACCTGGACCGGGACGCCCTGCGTCAGGGCTTCCTCGCCTGCCGGGCATGA
- a CDS encoding WD40 repeat domain-containing protein produces the protein MNDDVQRLQAPVLAVCDEFATALAWDPAGKRLAVGAADGSVAVYDTDTGELYWRQVKHFPGTACLGWSHDGTRLASGGHDGRVRLWDGADGSLLWEYRAGDWVAHVHWLADGAAVVAVAGRHVLRLDSADGACGARFEADSTRSDLRPDPCSDGLLSAGYGNIHLHDPATLESRHTFHWKGSMLCAAASPNGRWLVGGCQDKAVHIWDRNTGADLMMSGFSSKVGQLSWDASGDLLATGGGAEVIVWNCGGKGPEGKEPLVLSAHQSPIEALAFDHRGKRLASGGGDGLLLLVDVAGETIRAGLLDDSAVSTIAWSPDDATLAVAYASGRIRLCPLDPAEP, from the coding sequence ATGAACGACGACGTCCAGCGCCTGCAGGCGCCGGTGCTTGCCGTTTGCGATGAGTTTGCAACGGCCCTGGCCTGGGACCCCGCCGGCAAGCGACTGGCCGTGGGGGCAGCAGATGGCAGCGTGGCTGTCTACGATACGGACACCGGTGAGCTGTACTGGCGGCAGGTGAAGCACTTTCCCGGCACTGCGTGCCTCGGCTGGTCCCACGACGGCACCCGACTGGCCAGCGGCGGTCACGATGGCCGGGTTCGGCTCTGGGACGGCGCCGATGGCAGCCTCCTCTGGGAGTATCGCGCCGGAGACTGGGTGGCGCATGTCCACTGGCTTGCCGACGGCGCTGCCGTGGTGGCCGTCGCCGGCAGGCACGTGCTGCGCCTGGACTCCGCCGATGGCGCCTGCGGCGCCCGCTTCGAGGCCGATTCCACCCGTAGCGACCTGCGTCCGGACCCCTGCTCCGACGGTCTGCTGAGCGCAGGCTACGGCAATATTCATCTGCATGATCCCGCAACCCTTGAAAGCCGCCACACCTTCCACTGGAAGGGCTCCATGCTCTGTGCCGCCGCCAGCCCCAACGGCCGCTGGCTGGTGGGCGGCTGCCAGGACAAGGCGGTCCATATCTGGGACCGAAACACCGGCGCGGACCTGATGATGAGCGGCTTCAGCAGCAAGGTAGGGCAGCTCAGCTGGGACGCCAGCGGCGACCTGCTGGCCACGGGCGGCGGCGCCGAAGTGATCGTCTGGAACTGCGGCGGCAAGGGGCCGGAGGGCAAGGAGCCGCTGGTGCTATCCGCCCACCAGTCCCCCATCGAGGCGCTCGCCTTCGACCATCGCGGCAAGCGGCTTGCCAGCGGTGGCGGTGACGGGCTGCTGCTGCTCGTGGACGTGGCCGGCGAAACCATCCGCGCCGGGCTGCTGGACGACAGCGCCGTCAGCACCATTGCCTGGTCGCCGGACGACGCAACCCTGGCGGTGGCCTACGCCTCGGGCCGTATTCGCCTCTGTCCGCTGGACCCCGCCGAACCATGA
- a CDS encoding CobW family GTP-binding protein, which yields MTAPIPVTVITGFLGSGKTTLLGRLLSHSAMAGTAVIINEYGEVALDHWLVESGGEELITLGNGCVCCSLRGDLVSRFRRLLINAGSGQGPAFRRIVIETTGLADPAPIVHTLMQDPLLSERCVMDGIVTLVDAVHAAATLDAHPAAATQVAMADRILITKADLVAPAALAEVRCRVQAVNPSIAALPVEYGRVEPDAILHCGPGTGGVAALGRWLPGQTFAPLGESKGLPDRHRRAGIETLLLEPEAPVSRAALERFMDLLCETWGDRLLRCKGILAVTDDPTRPAVVHAVRHQRHPVGRLPAWPVDLQDSRLVCIGERLQEDWLRGLWASCAGG from the coding sequence ATGACCGCGCCGATACCGGTCACGGTGATCACCGGGTTCCTGGGCAGCGGCAAGACCACCCTGCTGGGGCGCCTACTGTCCCACTCCGCCATGGCCGGGACAGCCGTCATTATCAACGAGTACGGCGAAGTGGCGCTGGATCATTGGCTGGTGGAGAGCGGTGGCGAAGAACTGATCACTCTGGGCAATGGCTGCGTCTGCTGCAGCCTGCGCGGCGACCTGGTGAGCCGGTTCAGACGTCTGCTCATCAACGCCGGGTCCGGCCAGGGGCCGGCGTTCCGGCGCATCGTCATCGAGACCACAGGCCTCGCCGACCCCGCCCCCATCGTCCATACCCTCATGCAGGACCCGTTGCTGAGCGAGCGCTGTGTCATGGACGGCATCGTCACCCTGGTCGACGCGGTGCATGCGGCCGCCACCCTGGACGCGCACCCCGCCGCCGCCACCCAGGTTGCCATGGCGGACCGCATTCTGATCACCAAGGCCGATCTGGTCGCACCGGCGGCGCTGGCGGAGGTTCGCTGCCGGGTCCAGGCCGTGAACCCGTCGATAGCGGCGCTGCCGGTGGAATATGGTCGGGTGGAGCCGGACGCCATCCTGCACTGCGGCCCGGGCACTGGCGGTGTCGCTGCCCTGGGGCGCTGGCTGCCGGGGCAGACGTTCGCGCCCCTGGGCGAGTCCAAGGGCCTTCCGGACAGGCACCGGCGTGCCGGCATCGAGACGCTACTGCTGGAGCCGGAGGCACCGGTTTCCCGGGCCGCGCTGGAGCGGTTCATGGATCTGCTCTGCGAAACCTGGGGAGACAGACTGCTACGCTGCAAGGGGATCCTTGCCGTGACCGACGACCCCACCCGGCCTGCGGTGGTGCACGCCGTCAGGCACCAGCGTCACCCGGTGGGACGTCTGCCCGCATGGCCCGTCGACCTGCAGGACAGCCGATTGGTGTGTATCGGCGAGCGGCTCCAAGAGGACTGGCTGCGCGGCCTCTGGGCCTCATGCGCCGGCGGCTGA
- a CDS encoding OprO/OprP family phosphate-selective porin, whose translation MLNKHLIRPAATLAVAGLLAAPAFAGDTADELEDRFGGLDYEPVMDVPDRDVRTRVNKFRVETEDGRHRFGIRGRLMTDFAYVDDNYKTTDDERADRGDLAKYGTIIRRARLGALGIMYDNWEWQLEVDFRDDEIRFANAYMAYLFDSGRLAVGHFKEPFSLESSTSSRRISFIERAAPVDAYRPSRQIGIMYETLVPNWYGAFGVFGGDGVARDRDVTEGFSVAARASFAPFMDQQNRVWSHLGASANYRANAYEYERSRGRDREYESVRMRTRLGTRAVDGRLIGENDMENVEDYTTFALEAAAGFGPFSLQGEYIRQRLSRDEDSRDFVDPDTTTMTHDGYYVQASYFLTGESRNYRAFSGDFGATRILRPVSEGGRGGWELLARYATADSYEHHEPDDRQSIDHYTLGLNWYPEQDIVLKFNAMYVNAERGEDQINGDSKKWDSWVYAMRFQFEF comes from the coding sequence ATGTTGAATAAGCACTTGATCAGGCCGGCGGCCACGCTGGCCGTTGCCGGTCTGCTGGCGGCACCAGCGTTTGCCGGTGATACCGCCGATGAACTGGAAGATCGCTTTGGCGGACTGGACTACGAGCCGGTGATGGATGTCCCTGATCGGGATGTCCGGACACGGGTCAATAAGTTCCGGGTGGAGACCGAAGATGGCCGTCACCGGTTCGGCATTCGCGGCCGGCTCATGACCGACTTCGCCTATGTCGACGACAACTACAAGACCACCGACGACGAGCGGGCCGACCGGGGCGATCTGGCCAAGTACGGCACCATTATCCGCCGTGCGCGGCTGGGGGCGCTTGGCATCATGTACGACAATTGGGAGTGGCAACTGGAAGTCGACTTCCGCGACGACGAAATCCGCTTCGCCAATGCCTACATGGCCTACCTGTTCGACAGCGGTCGCCTGGCCGTAGGCCATTTCAAGGAGCCGTTCAGCCTGGAGAGTTCCACCAGCTCCCGGCGGATTTCTTTCATCGAGCGCGCCGCGCCGGTGGACGCCTACCGGCCGAGCCGCCAGATCGGCATCATGTACGAGACCCTGGTACCGAACTGGTATGGTGCCTTTGGCGTGTTCGGCGGTGACGGCGTGGCCCGGGATCGTGACGTGACGGAAGGCTTTTCAGTGGCAGCCCGTGCCTCCTTCGCGCCGTTCATGGACCAGCAAAACCGCGTTTGGAGCCACCTGGGCGCATCCGCCAACTACCGGGCGAATGCCTACGAGTACGAGCGCAGCCGTGGGCGCGACCGGGAATACGAAAGCGTGCGCATGCGTACCCGACTCGGCACCCGGGCGGTGGATGGGCGTCTCATCGGCGAGAATGACATGGAAAACGTCGAGGACTACACCACGTTCGCGTTGGAGGCCGCTGCCGGCTTCGGGCCGTTTTCCCTGCAGGGCGAGTATATTCGTCAGCGCCTGAGCCGGGACGAGGATTCCAGGGATTTCGTGGATCCCGATACTACCACCATGACCCATGACGGCTACTACGTCCAGGCGAGCTACTTTCTCACCGGCGAATCCCGGAATTACCGGGCGTTCAGCGGCGATTTCGGCGCCACGCGTATCCTGCGCCCGGTGAGCGAAGGTGGCCGGGGTGGCTGGGAGCTCCTGGCGCGCTACGCCACTGCCGATTCCTACGAGCACCACGAGCCGGACGACCGCCAGTCAATCGACCACTATACCCTGGGCCTTAACTGGTACCCGGAGCAGGACATCGTGCTCAAGTTCAATGCCATGTACGTGAATGCCGAGCGTGGCGAGGATCAGATCAACGGCGATTCCAAGAAATGGGATAGCTGGGTCTACGCCATGCGTTTCCAGTTCGAGTTCTGA